Sequence from the Ziziphus jujuba cultivar Dongzao chromosome 9, ASM3175591v1 genome:
CGACAGTTTCTAATTAATCTGCAAAGTCTGTCCATCATGCATCAAgaactataaaattttcaatagcGTATGGAAgcagaaaattttggaatttggacTAATATTAGAAGCTAAAGGGAATTACGTTTTGGTTTACTTACTTTTCGTCAAACACGTGGAATTATATATTCAAGAAGTAATACTTTTTTTGTCAGTGATTATTTCACTCTTGCTACAGCAACAATGTACATAAAGAACCACAATATTCTTGCAATGATAAAAggaaatcaacaaaaaatatgCGTAAAGAAACACTAGATTCTTGCAGTCAAACAATGAAATTAACATCGATATGCATCAGGAACTATTGTATTCCTTCAATGGATTAGGTAAatcaaataaagtaaaaaataaaaaaattgcttcggcaaaaagaaagaaaaggaaaaatcaagAACCGCCATATTCTTTCAATGATAAGAGGAAAAATCACAAAAGTGTGCATCAAGAAACACTAAATTCTGGCAGTCAAACAATGAAATTAACAGCAATATGCATTAAGAACTCGGCATTCCTTCAATgattaggaaaataaaataaaaggtattaaaaaaaaaaaaaaaaaagaacgttGCTTCggcaaaaagaaagagagatatAAAGAATGACCTGGCATTTGGAGCCATGGCGGCAATTTGCAGAATCTTCCCAGGCATGACATATCTCGGTCTTGTAGCGGCTCTTACCAGACGAACCGGATGAAGAAGACGAACCAGAGGCAGAGGCAGATCCTCTGGCGTTGCTCCTCCCTCCTCCGCCGCCCTTCATGAGAACCCCGTCCATCACCATAACCTCCTCGCCTTCCATGGCCTTCACCGGAGTTCCGTACAGAACCGACGGCGGGGATCGCTCCGTCAGGTTCTCAACCGCCGACAGAGGCGACTGCACGACTGAAGAAGACGACGGCGGAGACAAGTAGCGGAGGATCGGCGAGTTGTGGTCAAGCCTGTCGGCGAAGGAATCCAAGGTCGGACTGCTGATGATGGACTGGCCGTGGCGGTGATAACCTCGGTTCCCGAACATCAACTGCGCTCTCGTCCGGTCGTCCATGCATCCACCGGTTCCGATTCTCAGCTTCCGATTTTCGTTCTCTCTGTAAAGCTTGATTTCCCGCCAACTTCAAACTTCAATTAGAAGAGAGAgaatatgagagagagagagagagagagagagagagagagagagattttacTTTTACTGAATAATAATACGGATTAGCTGGTCTTTTTCTTCTCTGTAGGGACTTTTTTCTTatgtataattttcttaaacaagaaaaaggaagacaacaaataaatatttttatttatttatgaaagaCGACCTAAAAAATTTTAGGTATGGGAAAagacaattgttaaaaatgcaGTACCTTCTTTATTCTGATATATCTTCAAAATTgggatttaaaaattatttatgattcatatgaaagctaagatttaaaaattattagggttgatatgagttttgatttctgataagatttgttttgtatttttagagttttaatatttaccatacttatataaaaccctaaaaatgtTTTTCAAGTCTCATCctttaaaaatatctaaattaatCTTATACCTAGATAAAgccctaaaaatatttttaaatctaattctttaaaaatatctaaattaattttaactctTAAAAGGATTTAAAGAAAATCTATGGATTAAAAGAGAATCAGTTCGTATAcactataataaaatatttttataaaatgatctaaactacaataaaataatttttttgaaaagaactataatagaatatttaaatcattcgttttgaaaaataattcaaaattaaggaatttgggatttttttttttccctctttttcagTTTACTGCTTAAATTGTTTCTcggatgattttttttattttttttattttttatatcaagtGATTTTCATGACTCATATCCTACCTTCCATTCGAGATTCGCCTTCAAAATTCTTAcactataataaaatatttttaaaaaattatataaattataataaaatattttttttgagaagAACTATAATAGAATATTTAAATCattctttttgataaataattcaaaatttttcagtTTACTGCTAAACTTGTTTTtcggatgatttttttttttattattattatttttattttttatatcaagtGATTGTCATGACTCATATCCTACCTTCCATTCGAGATTTGACTTCAAAATTCTTACAAGCCCAAAAGCCTGAAGTTGATCTTTGAAATAGAAAATGCATCGAAAACAGCATAACCAATGTATTGATGAATGAGGGCCACATTACATCACAATGAAATACCACAACCTATCAACAAAAACTTTATGTACGAGAGTCACCgaacaaacaaataatacaatatacaCAATTTTCATCACCAATGTGTCCCAGAAACTAAAATATTCTACAATTTCACAAAGTGACTGAATCTTCAGATTCAGATCCCATCAATTGCATTGTTCAGATTACCACCAAACAATGACATGAGAGGTCCACCATGGACCCTCCCCTCTGGAATTGAAAACTCCAAGCTCTTTCTCCCACTGCTACTGCTACCATGACTTGCCCCATACTTGTTTCTTCCTTCCTCTGGCCAATCAACGCTCAAGAAGTTCGAGTAAGATGACGAAGATTTCATGGACAGAGGAACAAGTACCTGTGGGGGGATGAGATGCTGTCTATTTGGTGGTGACCTTTCCAGAGAATCAATGCAGTCAGATGCAACACTGATTCCTGAAGAAGAATGATTATTGTCAAAGCTACTACCAGCAGTTGAAGCAGCAGAAACAAGACCGTGAAAGAGTCCTGGTCCGATAAGACCTCCTCCTTTGCTCTGTTCCCTTTCGTGGGCCATGCTGCTGTGAGCAGCACATAGACCACTCTTGCCCCTTGCAAATTTCTCACATTTGCCTTCTCCCCAGCTGCATCTCTTCCCCCCACCATGAGCCTTGCAGAAGTCTGTGCTTCCCTGTGCACTCTTCCCACAGTTATCGTACTTGCACCGCTTACCTCCACCGTGCCTGACACAGCAATCAGTCCGACCACGAGCACTTTTTGTGCAGCCTGCAACAGCACACCTCTTTCCCCCACCATGGGCAACACAAAAGTTTGTGCCACCATGAACACTCTTGGGGCAAATCCCACCACCATTAAAGAGACAGCGCTTTCCCCCACCATGCCCTTTGCATAGGGGAGTACTCCCTTCAGCTCCCTTGGTGCATCCTTGGAATGAACAACGCTTTCCTCCACCATGCGCCTTGCAATACATGGTGCTGCCTTGCGCACCCTTGTTGCAGCCCTGATACTGGCAGCGACGTCCACCCCCATGTGAGATGCATAAACCAGCCTGTCCTTCTGCACTGCGTGTGCAACCATCAACCTTGCATCTCTTTCCCCCACCATGTCTGATGCAAAGCCCTGACTTTCCTCTTGCAGCCTTGGTGCATCCACCTGGATATCCACATCGCCTGCCACCACCATGAGCAATGCAATAATCTGTTTTCCCCTCAGCACTTTTAGTGCAACCTAAGTACTGACACCTCTTTCCTCCACCATGGGCCTTACAGAAGGCAGTTCGGCTCTCGGCACCCTTGTTGCACCCAGGTTTTTGGCATCTCTGTCCACCACCATGACCAATACAAAGACCTGATGCCCCTCGTGCTCCCTTAATACAGCCCataaatttgcattttttagAATTGTTGTTTCGCTGGTCTGAATATGTCGTAGTAGTTGCCTGTTCAGAGGTGGTGTCTATCGAGTATTCCATTGTATTAGATTGTTCGTGGGTCAACAGAGGTCTTATCCCAGGCTCTAGAAGTTCTTGTGTCTGCAATGAGACCATGGTTCTTTCCATTCTTGGAGCCAGAAGAAGTGACGGCATATACCCTCCTGATTTCTTTGCTGAGGTAGAACCCTCGTCAACAACTGGAATCAAGAGTTTGTTACCTCCAGTAGTTGACTCATGGGGCATATAAGGTGTATTAACATCAGTCTCAGCAGAAACTGAACAATCAAGCACACTTGAAGCTTCCTTATTCCCTCCAGAAAGGCCAAGTTGGAGGATTGCATCACCCTCAGATGGCAATGCCTTGGGCAATGAATTGGTTGTTAATGCATTACTCCTTTTGAGTGTAAAATCGTAATAATCATCACTGTATATACTTGGTGTTGGGCCCAGTCCAAGTACCAACCTGCAGCCATCATCAGGAGCTTTGGGAAAGTTAACCCCATGACTATTTTCAGTACACCTATATCTAGAAGGATTGCTTCCCCCAACTCCAGGGCAATTCAAACAAAGTGCAGTATCACCAATGTtgtcattttttgttaattcacaATCATGAGAAAACGGTAAATTCTTCTTGTTCAGATCCATTTTACTGATAGTAGCAGTAAGAGAGTAAGAGAACCAAGTAGAGGGTAGGTTTTTAGCAGATACAGTTAGCAGGTCATCATATGCGAACTAAGAGAACAATGAGAAATTTTATGAAGCTACCTCCCCCACTAACAAAGCCTGATGTGTCTGACCTGTCCATCTTACCGTAAGCACCAAAACCAGGAgatcttcaaaaaaaattactacTTTAAATATCTTATAACGTTTCTAGGATAGAAACCTTTTATAAGAATGGTCAATAATGATGAGTTGAGATCACTGGAGCTTCTTGTGCTCCCAGCTGAAAAACCATCTAGCTTCATTAACCCTgtaaaaggagaaaaataagTGGATGGAAATAATACAATTACTATATGAAATCagtataaaataaattccaGTAATTTACTTAAATTCCACACAGAAACAGAAAACTAGAATAACAAATTTATAACATCATAAGCTATATAGTGTAAAACTtgaaaagtaaacaaataaaagataaatcaCAACAGACAGTTCAATAGGAAGAGAGAGATACAGATAAGCAAGCAGCACCAATGGGCGAGGGACTGCCAGGACAGAAAAAACTCAAGTAAAGGAGAACTAAAATAATGCGTATTCTGATACAGGTATGACACACATAACAGACCTACAATCACCAAAGCCCAACAAACACACAAAAACATTAGCAAAGATGGTTGGCAACTGAAAAAGAGATCAGAGATGGTCCAAAATTTCAACTTAAACAAGTTTACTAGgtaaacctttttctttttccttttgtgaACTTGACAAACCAAGTGCAATTAACacaatgataaattttaaagcCGGGTATCAAACAAATAAGTTTCATTCAAATTTTACACCAGAAAATCCTGAGAATGtttcaaaatgaaattcaaaagTACACCGTGATTTTAGTAACATAAAATGCCAGAAATTCAAGTGATTTAGTAATATGATTGCCATAGCTGACTTTGACAGAAAACAAGGTGTCAGCAGAAAGAGTTAGTTAAGgtgcaaaattttccaaattataCTAAAAACTCTGCACTGTCAATACTTTAGATGCCCAATTCAGTAGTTTTAGACCTGATATTACGCTTCCACTATAAGCACATATTGTCACATATCCAGACCTCTAAACTCCACAATTCACACAGCAACTACAAGTGCATATTGGTGTCACATCACTTCAGAATTAATCTCCCATCAATACATGGCACTGAAATTAAATCAACACTCCTACAAAGAACTTATACAAATACAATTCGAATGGAACAGAAAAACACAAAAcgaagaacaaaaaaatgttaaaaagagACCTCACGGGATATGGACACAGGATAAATCTCATACTAAACTATGTATTATGCATGCCATTGCCAAGCTTTCCAAGTAAccggaaataataaaattttttgcatTTCCCACTTTCTCTTGTTGTCCCTATTGTTACCAACAACAAATCAAAGCTATAACCAATTACTTTAAAAGACCTATTGGAAAGTCATCTTTTTTGTGAAGATAATACAGAGATCAAATTGAACAAGTTTTGTATTGGAGATAGAAACTTGCATATTTTTACATTAAATAACATTACTTTTTAATCTTAAATCTTAAAtagg
This genomic interval carries:
- the LOC125424130 gene encoding uncharacterized protein LOC125424130 isoform X2, with translation MDDRTRAQLMFGNRGYHRHGQSIISSPTLDSFADRLDHNSPILRYLSPPSSSSVVQSPLSAVENLTERSPPSVLYGTPVKAMEGEEVMVMDGVLMKGGGGGRSNARGSASASGSSSSSGSSGKSRYKTEICHAWEDSANCRHGSKCQVVAPPMVTKIAQSITKTASPVTPKNISKALLVTSITSKEWLPQDDGIEVTLPSSPTEVPSRKKTNAYINRILAGPTTKSRLPVFDEFCPV
- the LOC107406892 gene encoding uncharacterized protein LOC107406892, which produces MDLNKKNLPFSHDCELTKNDNIGDTALCLNCPGVGGSNPSRYRCTENSHGVNFPKAPDDGCRLVLGLGPTPSIYSDDYYDFTLKRSNALTTNSLPKALPSEGDAILQLGLSGGNKEASSVLDCSVSAETDVNTPYMPHESTTGGNKLLIPVVDEGSTSAKKSGGYMPSLLLAPRMERTMVSLQTQELLEPGIRPLLTHEQSNTMEYSIDTTSEQATTTTYSDQRNNNSKKCKFMGCIKGARGASGLCIGHGGGQRCQKPGCNKGAESRTAFCKAHGGGKRCQYLGCTKSAEGKTDYCIAHGGGRRCGYPGGCTKAARGKSGLCIRHGGGKRCKVDGCTRSAEGQAGLCISHGGGRRCQYQGCNKGAQGSTMYCKAHGGGKRCSFQGCTKGAEGSTPLCKGHGGGKRCLFNGGGICPKSVHGGTNFCVAHGGGKRCAVAGCTKSARGRTDCCVRHGGGKRCKYDNCGKSAQGSTDFCKAHGGGKRCSWGEGKCEKFARGKSGLCAAHSSMAHEREQSKGGGLIGPGLFHGLVSAASTAGSSFDNNHSSSGISVASDCIDSLERSPPNRQHLIPPQVLVPLSMKSSSSYSNFLSVDWPEEGRNKYGASHGSSSSGRKSLEFSIPEGRVHGGPLMSLFGGNLNNAIDGI
- the LOC125424130 gene encoding uncharacterized protein LOC125424130 isoform X1 is translated as MDDRTRAQLMFGNRGYHRHGQSIISSPTLDSFADRLDHNSPILRYLSPPSSSSVVQSPLSAVENLTERSPPSVLYGTPVKAMEGEEVMVMDGVLMKGGGGGRSNARGSASASGSSSSSGSSGKSRYKTEICHAWEDSANCRHGSKCQFAHGKEDLRPHRLAVKNKTDVVAPPMVTKIAQSITKTASPVTPKNISKALLVTSITSKEWLPQDDGIEVTLPSSPTEVPSRKKTNAYINRILAGPTTKSRLPVFDEFCPV